From the Marinobacter sp. es.048 genome, the window AAAGGATCGGACCCAGCCCAAACGCAAAGCCATCAATATGCAGCCAATCGAGCAGCATCGCGAGGTGGAGGCCGACAACCTGGCATTTTTCCGACAGGTGCCGGATGTCCCGAGGGATCGTATCCCCCGTGACTTCAAATCCTTGCCACTGCTGATTCCCCTATTTGAATATTCCGGCGCTTGTGCCGGCTGCGGCGAAACGCCCTACATCCGGCTGCTGACCCAGTTGGTGGGGGACCGGCTGCTGATCGCCAATGCCACCGGCTGTTCCTCGATCTATGGCGGCAACCTGCCCACCACGCCTTACACGGTGAATGCCGACGGCCGGGGGCCCACCTGGAACAACTCGCTGTTTGAAGATGCGGCGGAACTGGGCTTGGGCATGCGCCTGGGGCTGGACAAGCTCGTGGGTCGGGCCCGGCAGCTGCTGGACGGGTTCCAGGGACAACTACCTGACGCGCTCTACTCTGAGCTGACCAGCGCCTGCACCACCGTTGATGAATCGGCAATGGCATCGCGGCGCACAGCGATTGAGCAGCTTCGCAGCTGGCTGGCGGATCAGCAGGGGTCAGAGGCCGGGGAACTCGACAGTCTGGCCGATGAACTCTGTCCGAAGAGTGTCTGGGTAATAGGAGGTGATGGCTGGGCCTACGATATTGGTTATGGCGGTCTCGACCACGCCCTGGCCTCGGGTCAGAATGTGAAACTGCTGGTACTCGACACCGAAGTCTATTCCAACACCGGCGGTCAGCAATCCAAGGCCACTCCGATGGGCGCGATTGCCAAGTTCGCCGCTGCCGGCAAGGCCACCCGCAAGAAGGATCTGGGCCTGCTGGCCATGAGTTATGGTCACGTCTACGTCGCCCAGATTGCCATGCAATCCCACAGTAACCACACCACCAAGGCCCTGCAGGAAGCCGAGAGCTTCGACGGCCCGGCACTAATCATCGCCCACAGCCCGTGCATTGCCCATGGCTACGATCTGGTGCATTCCCCCGCACAGCAGAAGCGGGCGGTGGACAGCTGGGCCTGGCCGCTGTACCGGTTTGATCCCCGTCGTATCCATGAAGGGCTGCCTCCGCTGCAGCTCGATTCCCTGCGCCAGAAGGTCACCATGAAAGCCTACATGCAGGAAGAGGCCCGGTTCCGGATGCTGGAGTTGAGGGATCCCCAGCGTTACGAAAAGCTGGTGGCTGCGGCTTCGGAAGCGGCCACTGAACAGCGTGAGCTATACAAGCAGCTGGCGGGGATCCACTTTGAGCCCCATGAACACCCGGAACCAGACCCCAAGGAGGGCGATCACCATGACTGAGTTAGCAACCCGATGGCTCGGGCTGGATCTGCGCTCGCCCCTGGTCGTTGGCGCCAGTCCGCTGACCGATGACCTGGACGCGCTGAAAGCCTGTGTCGATGGCGGCGCCGGTGCCGTGGTGATGCATTCGCTGTTCGAGGAGCAGTTGGTGGAAGAGCAAATGGCCGCCCACCGGTTTATTGATTCCCGGATCAATATGGATGCCGAGGCCCGGTCGTTTTTTCCAGGATCCGAGCTGTTCGAGATGGGATCGGACAGCTACTTGCAGCGGTTGGAGCTGCTTCGCCACTCACTGGGTGTGCCGGTGATTGCCTCTCTCAACGGTATCTCGACGGGTGGCTGGACCAGGCATGCCCGTGAGCTGGAAGCTGCGGGCGCCCATGCCATCGAACTGAATCTCTATGACCTGGCCTCGGATCCGGAGGAAACAGGGCAAGCACTGGAACAGCGGCAACTTTCGGTTGTGAGGTCAGTGGCTGAGCAGGTGAGCATTCCGGTCAGCGTCAAACTATCGCCTTTCTACTCGGCATTGCCTGCGTTCGTGGCCGGTATCGAAGAGTCAGGAGCCCGGGGCGTGGTGTTGTTCAACCGGTTCTATCAGCCGGATATGGATCTGGACGAGCTGGAGTTAAGCCGGGAGGTGGTGCTGTCGTCCAGTGCCGAGCTGCCGTTGCGGTTGCACGCAGCGGCCATGCTGTATGGCCAGACAACACTGGAGATGGCAGTTTCGGGCGGCGTTCACAGTGGTGATGATGCGGCAAAAGCGATTCTTTCGGGCGCTTCTGCCGTGCAGGTGGTCTCCGCCGTGCTGTCCGAGGGTGCCGGCGCCATGTCGAGGATTACCCGGGAAATGAATGCTCGGCTCTCCGGAATGGGATACCGCTCGCTGGCAGAAGCACGGGGCGTATTGTCCATGGCGAATGCCCCAAACGCCCGAGCATGGGAACGCCTTAATTACGCCCGCCTTCTGCACGGCTGGAAATAGAGCGGTGACGGTTCAGAGAACTTGCTCCGGCACTTCCCGGATCCGACCGTGCTCATCAATGGCGACATAGACGAACAGGCCCTCGGTCACCTTGCGTGGGTTCTTGGCAGTGCGGTCAAGAGTCCACACCTCCACGCTGATTTTCATGGAACTGCGGCCGATATCGACGAGTTCGCAGTAGCAACCTACCTGAGATCCTACTCGCAACGGTGACAGGAACTCCATCCGGTCCATGGCCACGGTGGCATTACGGCCCTGGGAAATACGCCCGGCCATGGTAGCAGCGGCGAGATCCATCTGTTTCACCAGCCAGCCGGCGAAGACATCGCCATTGGCGTTGGTGTCGGCAGGAAGCGGGATTATCTGCAGGGTGAGTTCGCCACGGGGCATGGGTTTGTCATCGTCTAATGCTGTCATATTACTGCCTTCTTGCGAGCCTGGAATTGTTTTAACACGCATGGTAGCGGGCTGGGGCGCCGCTGCAAGCAAATTTAAACATTCCAGACTATATTTCAGAAGCTGTAACAAAGTTGTCACAGAGTGCCTTTAGTCTGCATTCATCGGTAAAGCACATCCGACACAACGTCCAAACCGAATAATGGAGACTTGACGTGATGAAACTGAACAAAGTACTCGCGACTGTAGCACTGGCTGGCTCCGTAGCCGCCGTGTCTGCGCCGGCCATGGCCCGTGACACCATCAGCATCGTGGGTTCCTCAACTGTTTATCCGTTCGCAACCGTTGTTGCCGAGCGCTTCGGCACCAAGACCGACTTCAGCACTCCCAAGCTGGAATCCACGGGTTCTGGTGGCGGTCTCAAGCTGTTCTGCCAGGGCATCGGCACCCAGCACCCGGACATCACCAACGCGTCACGTCGCATGAAGACGTCCGAGTTCGAGCTCTGCCAGAGCAACGGAGTGACAGACATCACCGAATTTCGCATCGGTTCTGACGGCATTGTGATTGCCAGCTCCAAAGAAGCCGAAAACCTGGACCTTACTCTGGAGCAGCTGTTCCTGGCCCTGGGTTCCAAAGTGCCTGTTAACGGCGAGTGGGTAGCCAACCCGAACAAAAACTGGAGCGACGTTGACTCCAGCCTGCCGAACAAGCCGATTCGTGTAATGGGGCCGCCCCCGACGTCCGGTACCCGTGATTCCTTTAACGAGTTGGCCCTGGCCGCTGGTTGCGATCAGCTGCCTGAAGCCGCCAGCCTGGGCAAGGACGAACACGCCTCCATCTGCGAAAGCGTTCGTGAAGACGGCGCCTTTATCGAAGCGGGTGAGAACGATAACCTGATCGTTCAGAAACTGATCGGCGATGCAGGCATGTACGGCGTATTCGGCTACAGCTTTATGGAAGAAAACTCCGACCGTCTGCAGGCCGCTACTCTGAATGGCAAGATACCGACCGCTGAAGCGATTGCTGCCGATGACTATCCGGTTGCGCGCTCGCTGTTCTTCTACGTGAAGAAGGCACACGTTGGTGTGGTTCCTGGCATTGCGGAGTATGTCAGTGAGTTCACCAGCAACGCTGCCATGGGCCAGAACGGCTACCTGAAAGATGTTGGCCTGATCGTGCCGCCCCGTGCTGCCCTGATGGACCTGATGGATAAGGCAGAAAGCATGCCGAACCTGACCCTGGACGAGCTCAAGTAAGACCGCCGTCCGGTCAAGAATGAAGGTGCGGGTCTCGATGGAGGCCCGCACCTTTCGCACGTTAGGACGATCCGGTGCCAGTGCAGAGGTGAATCTGTAAACTGAGCGCCAATCCGAAGTCGAATACAGGAATTTTCATGCAACCGGCTAATCTTTTATTACTGACTCTGGTGCTGGCGATCGTGGCCTATTGGCTTGGTTACGCTCGTTCCCGGTCGTTGGCGGTGCCGCTGGGTGGGATCCGTCATCTCAAATCCCTGCCTTTCTACTACGGAGCCCGAGCGGCATTCTGGAGTGGCATTCCAGCCCTCCTCGTGCTTGGTTTATGGGCCGCATTCCAGGGCAAAGTCATCCAGCTGATTGTTATTGGTGGTCTGCCGGACGGCATGATTCCGGCAACCGACGGTGAAGCGAGCCTGCTGTTGAGCAAAATCAGCAATGTGGCCAGCGGAGCCTTGCCTCCAGGCTTCGTTGAAGCCCCGATAGCGGAGGCTGCGGAGCGTTTGCAATCGCTGCGTACGCAGAGTCGGTTCCTCATGTCTGGTCTGGTTATCTCGGTTGCCGTGCTTGCCGGTTTTCTCGGGTGGTTGAGAATCCGGCCGCGGCTGAATGCCCGTGCCCAGGTGGAGTCCATTCTCAAATGGGTATTTTTCGCCTGCGCGGCCCTGGCTATATTGACCACTGTTGGAATCATTTTCTCAGTGGCGTTCGAGACCTTTCGTTTCTTTGGCAAGGTACCGTTCACTGAATTTATCTTTGGTAGTCATTGGAGTCCCCAGACCGCTCTGAGGGCTGATCAGGTGGCTTCTCAGGGTGCCTTCGGGATGATTCCCCTGTTCACAGGTACCTTGCTGATTTCTGCCATTGCCATGGTTGTGGCAGTGCCGGTGGGCTTGCTGTCGGCCATTTACCTGTCGGAATACGCGGGTAGAAAGATGCGTGGTGTGGTCAAGCCGTTGCTGGAAATGCTGGCGGGTATTCCCACCGTGGTTTACGGGTTCTTCGCCGCGCTGACAGTTGCGCCGTTTATCAGCGATCTGGCCGCATCCATGGGCATCGAGGCATCAAGCCAGAGTGCCCTGGCTGCCGGTGCCGTTATGGGCATCATGATCATTCCGTTCGTGTCTTCCTTGTCGGATGACGTGATCAATGCTGTACCCCAGGCCATGCGTGATGGCTCTCTGGCGCTCGGAGCCACCCAGTCCGAGACCATGAAGAAGGTGATTTTCCCGGCTGCACTGCCCGGCATCATGGGCGGTATTCTGCTGGCGGTCTCCCGGGCCATTGGTGAAACCATGATCGTGGTCATGGCCGCAGGGCTGGCGGCCAACCTGACGGCCAACCCGCTGGAAACCGTTACCACCGTGACCGTGCAAATCGTGACCCTGCTTACCGGTGACCAGGAATTCGACAGCGCCAAGACGCTGGCCGCCTTCGCATTGGGCGCCATGCTCTTCCTGGCAACCCTGTTGCTCAACGTCATTGCACTGAAAATCGTACGCAAATATCGGGAACAGTATGACTGACCAACGTTCACAGGCGGAGATTGTCCGCCAGTCGCTCAAGCGACGCTACCGTAAGGAACGCCGTTTCCGCGCCTACGGCATCATGGCCATCGCCATTGCCCTGGGGGCCCTGTTAATCCTGTTCACCGATATCATCGGCAAGGGTTATACCGGCTTCGTGAAGACCACCATCACCATGGATGTGCAGTTGGATGGTGAAATGATGTACCTGGATGATCCCACGGACGAGCGTCAGATCAAGATGGCCGATTTTGTCGAGCCTCTGGTTCAGGCGCTGATCAAGGAGATCCCCGGAGCAACGGAGGAGGACCGGAAACAGGTTCGCGAACTGATCAATCCCTACGCCTCGGTGACGCTCCGGGATGCCCTGAAGGCAAACCCCGAGTGGTTGGGTACCACCCAGACCATGACATTTCTCACGCACACGGACGTGGATGTCTACGTCAAGCATGCAGGGGATGATGCCTACTCGATCAAGCTGAACGACCAGCAAAAAGCCTGGGTAGATGATCTTTTCGAGCGGGACGTTATCGAGACATCGTTCAATGATGTGTTCTTCAGTGGCGGCGATTCCCGTGATCCCTCCAAGGCGGGTATTCTCGGGGCTATTGTCGGTTCGCTGCTGACCATGTTCGTCACCCTGATACTGTCGTTCCCGATCGGTGTCGCCGCAGCGATCTATCTGGAAGAGTTTGCGCCCCAGAACAAATTTACCGATTTCATCGAAGTGAATATCAACAATCTGGCGGCGGTACCATCCATCATCTTTGGCCTGCTTGGCCTCGCGGTGTTTATCAACCTGTTCGGGATGCCACGTTCGGTTCCTGTGGTTGGTGGTCTGGTTCTGACATTGATGACGCTGCCGACCATCATCATTTCCAGCCGGGCCGCGATCAAAAGCGTACCGCCCTCGATCCGCGAGGCCGCTGAAGGTATCGGCGCATCCAAGATGCAGGTGGTTCTGCATCATGTGCTACCGCTGGCCATGCCGGGCATGCTCACCGGTTCGATCATCGGTATGGCCCAGGCACTGGGTGAAACCGCACCGCTGCTGCTGATCGGTATGGTGGCGTTCATTGTGGATGTGCCGGACGGGTTCTTTGATTCGGCTACGGTTCTGCCTGTACAGGTTTTCCTGTGGGCGGGCAGCCCGGAGCTGGCCTTTATTGAGCGAGCGTCGGCAGCCATTATGGTGCTGCTGGCCTTCCTGATCAGTATGAACGCATTGGCCATCTGGATGCGTAAACGTCTCGAGCGCCGGTGGTAAGGAGAATCAAGATGAATAGTGTGAATACAACCATTGCCAGTGAAGTTAGCCAACCGGATGAGGTCGCCGTGCCAGTTCAGGAATCAAAGCCCGCTGAAACCATCATTGAAGAGGGCAAAACCGTCGGTAAGCCGTTCTCGGACGACCCGAAGTTCAAGCTTCGTGATGTCGAAGTGTTCTACGGCGATGCTCCCGCGATCAAGAAGATCAGCCTCGATATTGGCCGTAACGAAGTCATTGCCTTCATTGGCCCATCCGGTTGCGGCAAGTCCACCTTCCTGCGCTGCCTGAATCGCATGAACGACAGCATCGATATCTGTCGTGTGAAGGGTTCCCTGCAATTGGAAGACCACGACATTTACGACCCCAAGCGGGATGTGGTCGAACTGCGGGCCAGGGTCGGTATGGTATTTCAGAAGCCGAACCCCTTTCCCAAGTCCATCTATGACAACGTGGCTTACGGCCCCCGGATTCACGGCCTGGCCAACCGCAAGTCGGATCTGGACGAGATTGTGGAAAACAGCCTGCGCAAGGCCGGCCTTTGGGAAGAGGTAAAGGATCGCCTGGACGCCAACGCAACCGGCATGTCCGGCGGCCAGCAACAGCGTCTGTGTATTGCACGAGCCATTGCCGTGAGCCCGGAAGTGGTGCTGATGGATGAGCCCTGCTCGGCTCTGGACCCCATCGCCACCGCAAAAGTGGAAGAGCTGATTGCCGAACTGTCCGAGAGCTACACGATCGTCATCGTGACCCACTCGATGCAGCAGGCGGCCCGGGTATCCCACCGCACGGCTTACTTCCACCTGGGACACCTGGTGGAAGTGAACGAGACCAACAAGGTATTCACCTCGCCGGAACATGAACTGACCGAGTCCTACATCACCGGGCGTTTCGGCTGATTCCGGACCTGAGGAATTTTGGAGAAGAACAGTATGCCTACGAAGAAGGACGAAGTTTACGGGGATCACATCTCCCATAAGTTCAATAACGAACTGATGGAACTCAAGACCGAGTTCCTGAAAATGGGTGGCATGGTAGAATCCCAGGTCGAGAACGCCATTCAGGCCCTGGTGGATGGCGATGGCCATCTGGCCGACGAGATCCGCGCCAACGACAAGAAAGTTGACCGGATGGAAGTGGAAATCGACGAGGAGGCCACCCTGATCATTGCCCGTCGTCAGCCGACGGCACGGGATCTGCGTCTGGTGATCTCGGTCATCAAGATGGTGGCGGACCTGGAGCGCGTTGGCGATGAAGCCAAGAAGATCGCCAAGCTGGCCATCAAACTGCAGGAAGAAGGCCAGGCCCCGCGCGGCTACGTGGAAGTCCGCCACATTGGCACCCACGTGCTCAGCATGCTTCACGATGCCCTGGATGCCTTTGCCCGGTTGGATTCCGAGCAGGCCCTGCGGATCATGAAGGAAGACAAGCGCGTCGATGAGGAATATCAGGCAGCGGCCCGTACCCTGCTGACGTTCATGATGGAAGATACCCGTAACATCTCACGGTGCATGTCGGTGATGTGGGTACTCCGCGCACTGGAGAGGGTGGGTGACCACGCCTGCAATATTGCCGAGAACGTGATCTTCATGGTCAAAGGCGAGGACGTTCGTCATACGCCGGTGGAAGAGGCTGAGAAAGTCGTCGGCCGCTAGGGAGTCAGACCTTGAGGGAAAGCCGCACCACACGCCGTCCGATCAGAGCTGGGAGTCAGCCTGCTCCGTTAACAAAAAAGACAATCGGGCACCTGCGAGCGATTGTTCCCAGGTTTGAGCAAGTGGGCCGGTAATGCTGTTTGGGACTATCTTTCGCCAGGGATGGCGAAAGCTAAGCGCGCATGGATGCCTTGAGCGTGTCCCAAACAGCATTACCGGACCGCTTGCCGGCACCCAAGCCTAAAACAATCAGCCCTGCTTCATTTTGTCGGTATACGGAGGCCAGCCTAGCGGCTTGCCGGCAAGTACGTGCAGATGTATGTGAAACACGGTCTGCCCGGAGTTTTCCCCGCAGTTCATGACCACCCTATAGCCGTCTTCGGCAAACCCTTTCTCCTTGGCAATCTTCGCTGCCACCAGGTACAGATGCCCCACCAGTTCCCGATCTTCTTCGGTGATGTCGTTAATGGTGGCGATGGCCTTTTTCGGGATGACCAGAAAATGCACCGGCGCCTGAGGATTGATGTCACTGAACGCCAGGGCGATATCGTCCTCGTACAGGATGTCGGCGGGGATTTCCCGGTTGATGATCTTGGTGAAAATCGTCTCTGACATGGTGGCTCCTTCTCGCGTGTCCTTGGGATTGTTGTTTGGCTTCAAAGCTGACTAAGGCCGGGAATCCGGGAAGTTATCTGCCTGACCACGGCTGGCAGTTCCTCGTCGATGCCCATGGCGTAGCGGGCAACCCGGTTGCGGGCGAAGGGCAGGGCGCGGGCGGCGCCGAGGCCGAGGTTGCGCAGCAGGTGGACGGGTGGAATCCGGTTGCTGAACAGATGGTAGAACACATCCATGGTCAGCATCATTCTGCGGTTCGCCGGTCGGCGCTGTTGCTCATAGAGGTTAAGCCACTTTGGAGTGGCCAGATCATCTCCGGCCCGCTTGGCTTCCTTGAGGACTGCTTGCAGGGCCTGCGCATCCTGGAAGCCAAGGTTTACGCCCTGTCCGGCCAGCGGGTTGATGGTGTGGGCCGAGTCGCCAGCCAGGACGACCCGTCCGGAGTGGTACTGTTTGGCGTGCTGGCGGGCGATGGGAAACGAGGCCTTGCTGTGGATGTGTGTCAGCAGCGGCAGGCTCGCGGGAAACGACGACTGGATCTCGTTCATCAGCGCGCTGTCATCCAGGGTTTTCAGGCGAGCGAGCTCTTCGGGTGAATCGTACCAGACCAGGGAGCCCCAGCTTTCACCGGGATGTTCTGGGCCGGCGCTGTGAAGTGGCAGAAAGGCTCTGGGACCGGACGGGTGGAAGCCCTGCCAGGTAATGTCCTCGACCGGCCCCTGATAACGCACAGAGATGACCATCGCCTGCTGGTCGTACTGGTTTCGGGCAGTGCCGATGCCGGCCAGGTCGCGGATCCGGGATTGGGCACCGTCGGCGCCGACCACAAGGTTTGCTACCAGCTTGAGGCCATCATCCAGAGTAACGGTGGCTGCATCGCCAGCCTGTTCCAGTAAGGCAACACCCGGGCCGTGGAACAGGGAAACCTGCGGGCATGCCTCGGCGGTTTTCCAGAGCGCCTGCTGAGTCACCGAGTTTTCAACGATGTGTCCCAAGTGGTGGGCGCCCAGCTCGGTGGCGTCGAATTGGACCTCAGCCAGTTTTCGGGGCACCAGGTTCTGGAGTGGATAGCGGGTTTCATCCCACACGGCCAGTCGCTTGTAGGGCGTCGCGCGCATCCCCAGGATGTGGTCCCAGGCGCCAAGGCTCTGCAGATAGCGCTCACTGCCGGCGCTCAGGGCAGAAACCCGGATGTCCGGGGCGCTTTCCGGGTCAAAGTCGTGGGGCGGGGCCCGGTCGACGAGGGCAACGCGGAAGCCATTCTGGCCAAGGCCAGTGGCGAGAGCGGCGCCGACCATGCCGGCACCAACTACGACAATATCAAAGACTTGAGTCATATCGGTTTCCTGTCTGATGCCCTCAGTTTACGCGATGACGGCAGCCAGACAAGAGACCGGGATCAAGCCGGCAGGAAAATCCTCAATAGCCAGCCATCCCTGATACCCGCGGCTCGGCAGCGTCATCAGGTCGGCGACGGCCCTTGACAAGCCAGGCGGGCTTCTGGGCTCCGGGTTTGTTGAAGCCCTGGTTAAGGACCATGGGTTGCACCAGGGTCAGGAAATCCGAGGTTTTCATGTGCACCGATTCGCTATGACTACCTGCTGCAAACGCCAGCTCTGGCTGTTCGGTCAGGGCTTCGGCACAGTAGACGGTCATTCCGAACAGGTTGCCAAAGGGGGGCATGGCGCCTACCTCGCAATCCGGGAAGCGATCCTGGAATTCCTGCTCGTCAGCGAGGTCAAGAAAGTCGGTGTCGAGGATGCGGGATAGCCTGTCCCAGCGGATTCGCCAGGTCGCCGGCATCACCAGCATCGCCATTTTGCCATCCAGCTCGATGATCACCGTTTTAACGACACGGTCGCCGGCAATCTTGACGTGGTGGGCGAGTTCCTGGGCGGTAAATGCAGGCGGGTGGGAGAGGCACATGTATTCCACACCTGCC encodes:
- a CDS encoding dihydroorotate dehydrogenase-like protein — protein: MTELATRWLGLDLRSPLVVGASPLTDDLDALKACVDGGAGAVVMHSLFEEQLVEEQMAAHRFIDSRINMDAEARSFFPGSELFEMGSDSYLQRLELLRHSLGVPVIASLNGISTGGWTRHARELEAAGAHAIELNLYDLASDPEETGQALEQRQLSVVRSVAEQVSIPVSVKLSPFYSALPAFVAGIEESGARGVVLFNRFYQPDMDLDELELSREVVLSSSAELPLRLHAAAMLYGQTTLEMAVSGGVHSGDDAAKAILSGASAVQVVSAVLSEGAGAMSRITREMNARLSGMGYRSLAEARGVLSMANAPNARAWERLNYARLLHGWK
- a CDS encoding acyl-CoA thioesterase; translation: MTALDDDKPMPRGELTLQIIPLPADTNANGDVFAGWLVKQMDLAAATMAGRISQGRNATVAMDRMEFLSPLRVGSQVGCYCELVDIGRSSMKISVEVWTLDRTAKNPRKVTEGLFVYVAIDEHGRIREVPEQVL
- a CDS encoding substrate-binding domain-containing protein; this encodes MKLNKVLATVALAGSVAAVSAPAMARDTISIVGSSTVYPFATVVAERFGTKTDFSTPKLESTGSGGGLKLFCQGIGTQHPDITNASRRMKTSEFELCQSNGVTDITEFRIGSDGIVIASSKEAENLDLTLEQLFLALGSKVPVNGEWVANPNKNWSDVDSSLPNKPIRVMGPPPTSGTRDSFNELALAAGCDQLPEAASLGKDEHASICESVREDGAFIEAGENDNLIVQKLIGDAGMYGVFGYSFMEENSDRLQAATLNGKIPTAEAIAADDYPVARSLFFYVKKAHVGVVPGIAEYVSEFTSNAAMGQNGYLKDVGLIVPPRAALMDLMDKAESMPNLTLDELK
- the pstC gene encoding phosphate ABC transporter permease subunit PstC, with protein sequence MQPANLLLLTLVLAIVAYWLGYARSRSLAVPLGGIRHLKSLPFYYGARAAFWSGIPALLVLGLWAAFQGKVIQLIVIGGLPDGMIPATDGEASLLLSKISNVASGALPPGFVEAPIAEAAERLQSLRTQSRFLMSGLVISVAVLAGFLGWLRIRPRLNARAQVESILKWVFFACAALAILTTVGIIFSVAFETFRFFGKVPFTEFIFGSHWSPQTALRADQVASQGAFGMIPLFTGTLLISAIAMVVAVPVGLLSAIYLSEYAGRKMRGVVKPLLEMLAGIPTVVYGFFAALTVAPFISDLAASMGIEASSQSALAAGAVMGIMIIPFVSSLSDDVINAVPQAMRDGSLALGATQSETMKKVIFPAALPGIMGGILLAVSRAIGETMIVVMAAGLAANLTANPLETVTTVTVQIVTLLTGDQEFDSAKTLAAFALGAMLFLATLLLNVIALKIVRKYREQYD
- the pstA gene encoding phosphate ABC transporter permease PstA; this translates as MTDQRSQAEIVRQSLKRRYRKERRFRAYGIMAIAIALGALLILFTDIIGKGYTGFVKTTITMDVQLDGEMMYLDDPTDERQIKMADFVEPLVQALIKEIPGATEEDRKQVRELINPYASVTLRDALKANPEWLGTTQTMTFLTHTDVDVYVKHAGDDAYSIKLNDQQKAWVDDLFERDVIETSFNDVFFSGGDSRDPSKAGILGAIVGSLLTMFVTLILSFPIGVAAAIYLEEFAPQNKFTDFIEVNINNLAAVPSIIFGLLGLAVFINLFGMPRSVPVVGGLVLTLMTLPTIIISSRAAIKSVPPSIREAAEGIGASKMQVVLHHVLPLAMPGMLTGSIIGMAQALGETAPLLLIGMVAFIVDVPDGFFDSATVLPVQVFLWAGSPELAFIERASAAIMVLLAFLISMNALAIWMRKRLERRW
- the pstB gene encoding phosphate ABC transporter ATP-binding protein PstB, translating into MNSVNTTIASEVSQPDEVAVPVQESKPAETIIEEGKTVGKPFSDDPKFKLRDVEVFYGDAPAIKKISLDIGRNEVIAFIGPSGCGKSTFLRCLNRMNDSIDICRVKGSLQLEDHDIYDPKRDVVELRARVGMVFQKPNPFPKSIYDNVAYGPRIHGLANRKSDLDEIVENSLRKAGLWEEVKDRLDANATGMSGGQQQRLCIARAIAVSPEVVLMDEPCSALDPIATAKVEELIAELSESYTIVIVTHSMQQAARVSHRTAYFHLGHLVEVNETNKVFTSPEHELTESYITGRFG
- the phoU gene encoding phosphate signaling complex protein PhoU; this encodes MPTKKDEVYGDHISHKFNNELMELKTEFLKMGGMVESQVENAIQALVDGDGHLADEIRANDKKVDRMEVEIDEEATLIIARRQPTARDLRLVISVIKMVADLERVGDEAKKIAKLAIKLQEEGQAPRGYVEVRHIGTHVLSMLHDALDAFARLDSEQALRIMKEDKRVDEEYQAAARTLLTFMMEDTRNISRCMSVMWVLRALERVGDHACNIAENVIFMVKGEDVRHTPVEEAEKVVGR
- a CDS encoding histidine triad nucleotide-binding protein; this encodes MSETIFTKIINREIPADILYEDDIALAFSDINPQAPVHFLVIPKKAIATINDITEEDRELVGHLYLVAAKIAKEKGFAEDGYRVVMNCGENSGQTVFHIHLHVLAGKPLGWPPYTDKMKQG
- a CDS encoding FAD-dependent monooxygenase; the protein is MTQVFDIVVVGAGMVGAALATGLGQNGFRVALVDRAPPHDFDPESAPDIRVSALSAGSERYLQSLGAWDHILGMRATPYKRLAVWDETRYPLQNLVPRKLAEVQFDATELGAHHLGHIVENSVTQQALWKTAEACPQVSLFHGPGVALLEQAGDAATVTLDDGLKLVANLVVGADGAQSRIRDLAGIGTARNQYDQQAMVISVRYQGPVEDITWQGFHPSGPRAFLPLHSAGPEHPGESWGSLVWYDSPEELARLKTLDDSALMNEIQSSFPASLPLLTHIHSKASFPIARQHAKQYHSGRVVLAGDSAHTINPLAGQGVNLGFQDAQALQAVLKEAKRAGDDLATPKWLNLYEQQRRPANRRMMLTMDVFYHLFSNRIPPVHLLRNLGLGAARALPFARNRVARYAMGIDEELPAVVRQITSRIPGLSQL
- a CDS encoding aminoacyl-tRNA deacylase; the protein is MPVQQLKEFLDEAGVEYMCLSHPPAFTAQELAHHVKIAGDRVVKTVIIELDGKMAMLVMPATWRIRWDRLSRILDTDFLDLADEQEFQDRFPDCEVGAMPPFGNLFGMTVYCAEALTEQPELAFAAGSHSESVHMKTSDFLTLVQPMVLNQGFNKPGAQKPAWLVKGRRRPDDAAEPRVSGMAGY